Proteins encoded by one window of Maliibacterium massiliense:
- a CDS encoding pseudouridine synthase: MPMRLQKYLALCGVASRRASEELIARGRVEVNGKVVSQMGVQVEQGDEVKVDGRPLQIETRDITVLYYKPEGVVSTASDERGRPTVVDAVRSLGVRLYPVGRLDINTEGLLLLTNNGELALRMTHPRYGMEKVYVVTLRKALPAEALKTLREGVLLEDGLTAPARVNRLAPSASGAERIEIRIHEGRNRQVRRMMEAVGNTVVHLVRVAEGPLTLEGLRPGQWRILRPEEVEGLKKALQEKKTATRAQAPVRARTPKPARWVRPPRAQSHTARPQQRMRPAAQTQTTRSPNARPPKPIKKVGKKVEKNDIR, translated from the coding sequence ATGCCAATGCGCCTGCAGAAATACCTCGCCCTTTGCGGCGTCGCCTCCCGGCGCGCCAGCGAAGAGCTGATCGCCCGCGGCCGGGTGGAGGTCAACGGCAAAGTGGTGAGCCAGATGGGCGTGCAGGTGGAGCAGGGCGACGAGGTCAAGGTGGATGGACGCCCGCTCCAGATCGAGACGCGTGACATTACCGTGCTCTACTATAAGCCTGAAGGGGTGGTCAGCACCGCAAGCGACGAGCGGGGCCGTCCCACCGTGGTGGACGCGGTCCGCTCGCTGGGCGTGCGCCTGTATCCCGTTGGCCGTCTGGATATCAACACAGAGGGGCTGCTTCTTTTGACCAACAACGGGGAACTTGCGCTGCGCATGACCCATCCGCGCTACGGCATGGAAAAGGTGTACGTGGTCACGCTGCGCAAGGCGCTGCCCGCAGAGGCGCTTAAAACCCTGCGCGAGGGCGTGCTGCTGGAGGATGGCCTGACCGCGCCTGCGCGCGTCAACCGTCTGGCGCCCAGCGCAAGCGGCGCCGAGCGCATTGAAATCCGCATCCATGAGGGACGCAACCGGCAGGTGCGCCGCATGATGGAGGCAGTGGGCAACACCGTGGTGCACCTGGTGCGCGTGGCAGAAGGGCCGCTCACGCTCGAGGGCCTGCGCCCCGGGCAGTGGCGCATCCTCAGACCCGAGGAGGTGGAGGGGCTGAAAAAAGCGCTGCAGGAGAAGAAGACGGCCACCCGCGCGCAGGCGCCGGTGCGCGCACGCACGCCCAAACCCGCGCGCTGGGTACGGCCGCCGCGCGCCCAAAGCCATACGGCGCGTCCGCAGCAGAGGATGCGGCCAGCCGCGCAGACGCAAACGACGCGCTCCCCCAATGCGCGCCCGCCAAAGCCCATCAAAAAAGTTGGTAAAAAAGTTGAAAAAAACGATATTCGCTAG